In Streptococcus sp. SN-1, a single genomic region encodes these proteins:
- a CDS encoding chromosome partitioning protein ParB — MKVNIADLHPTQLYLSEKKLQDIQMLYQSAETIQVDPISILAFGNCLLITDGHHRAYQALLAGRDTISAEWDRDGGDELYHLYAQSCEERMIYSVLDLKNHILAQDEYEAKWYNWCDGFNQAATILWKRKADETDFTNR, encoded by the coding sequence ATGAAAGTCAATATAGCAGATCTTCATCCGACTCAACTATACTTATCAGAAAAGAAGTTGCAAGATATTCAGATGCTTTACCAGTCGGCAGAAACAATCCAAGTCGATCCAATCAGTATTCTTGCCTTTGGAAATTGCTTGTTGATTACAGATGGACATCACAGGGCTTATCAGGCTTTATTGGCAGGTCGGGATACGATTTCTGCTGAGTGGGATAGAGATGGTGGTGATGAACTATATCATCTCTATGCGCAATCTTGTGAGGAAAGAATGATTTACTCTGTTCTGGATTTAAAAAATCATATCTTAGCTCAAGATGAGTATGAAGCAAAATGGTATAACTGGTGTGATGGTTTTAATCAAGCAGCAACTATTTTGTGGAAAAGGAAAGCAGATGAAACGGATTTTACAAATAGATAA
- a CDS encoding ECF transporter S component: MTNTRRLSTIAILSAISFVLMYFDFPLLPAASFLKIEFSILPVLVGLVVMDLPAALGILLLRSLLKLLLNSQGVNTYIGLPMNIVALGVFVIVFALIWKKERTTLRFLLGSLAGTIGLTVAMLVLNYVYAVPLYAKFANFDIGKILGLSNYLMTMVLPFNLIEGVIFSVSFWLLYILLKPTLKHYER; encoded by the coding sequence ATGACAAACACACGTCGACTTTCGACCATTGCGATTTTATCAGCCATCTCATTTGTGCTGATGTACTTTGACTTTCCGCTTTTGCCAGCGGCGTCCTTCCTCAAGATCGAATTTAGTATCTTGCCAGTCCTTGTGGGTTTGGTGGTCATGGATTTGCCTGCTGCTCTAGGAATTCTCTTGCTTCGCTCACTCTTGAAATTGCTTCTTAATAGTCAAGGTGTGAATACTTACATTGGTTTGCCGATGAATATCGTAGCTTTAGGAGTTTTTGTCATCGTATTTGCTTTGATTTGGAAAAAGGAACGGACAACTCTTCGTTTCCTACTAGGCTCTCTAGCTGGGACTATTGGTTTAACCGTGGCTATGTTGGTTCTCAACTATGTTTATGCTGTTCCTTTGTACGCTAAGTTTGCTAACTTTGATATTGGAAAAATTTTGGGACTTTCCAACTACCTAATGACCATGGTATTACCTTTTAACTTGATTGAGGGTGTAATCTTTTCCGTTTCATTCTGGTTGTTGTATATTCTCTTGAAACCAACCTTAAAACATTATGAGAGATAA
- a CDS encoding ABC transporter ATP-binding protein, which produces MKEAIIEWKDFSFRYETQQEPTLQGVDLTIYKGEKVLIVGPSGSGKSTLGQCLNGIIPNIYKGQMSGEFLIKGQAAFDMSIYDKSHLVSTVLQDTDGQFIGLSVAEDLAFALENDVTALDEMKNRVHKWAEKLDLISLLNQRPQDLSGGQKQRVSLAGVLIDESPILLFDEPLANLDPKSGQDIIELIDQIHKEEGTTTFIIEHRLEDVLHRPVDRIVLINDGRILFNGSPDQLLATDLLTQNGIREPLYLTTLRQLGVDLVKEEQLANLDNMSISKGQVQLQTELVKETPDLQSLFRLDDVSFSYDDRPILKSLHLDIKKGEKIAIVGKNGAGKSTLAKSLSSFIQTEGRYLWEGQDIKGDSVAERAERVGYVLQNPNQMISTNMIFDEVALGLRLRGVDEQEIETRVYETLKICGLYEFRNWPISALSFGQKKRVTIASILVLGAEIILLDEPTAGQDQKNYTEIMEFLEELHQKGHTIVMITHDMQLMLDYSDRALVMVDGELIADTDPASLLSNPELLVKANLKETSIFNLAKKLDVDPLALTAFYKERREGCKLN; this is translated from the coding sequence ATGAAAGAAGCTATAATTGAGTGGAAGGATTTCTCTTTCCGGTATGAAACACAACAAGAACCGACCTTGCAAGGGGTAGACTTGACTATTTACAAGGGAGAGAAAGTCTTAATTGTTGGGCCATCTGGGTCAGGCAAGTCTACCTTGGGTCAGTGTTTGAATGGAATTATTCCCAATATTTACAAGGGGCAGATGTCTGGAGAATTTTTGATCAAGGGGCAAGCAGCCTTTGATATGAGTATCTATGATAAATCTCATCTAGTCAGTACAGTTTTGCAGGATACAGATGGGCAGTTTATCGGCTTGTCCGTAGCAGAGGATTTGGCTTTTGCTCTGGAAAATGATGTGACAGCTCTAGATGAGATGAAAAATCGTGTTCATAAATGGGCTGAAAAGCTGGACCTTATTTCTTTACTGAATCAGCGTCCTCAGGATTTGTCTGGTGGACAAAAGCAGCGAGTTAGTCTAGCTGGTGTCTTGATTGATGAGAGTCCGATTCTCTTGTTTGATGAGCCGCTCGCCAATCTGGATCCCAAGTCAGGTCAGGATATTATCGAATTGATTGACCAGATTCATAAGGAAGAGGGGACGACGACTTTTATTATCGAGCACCGTTTAGAGGACGTTCTGCATCGCCCTGTGGATCGGATTGTCTTGATAAACGATGGCCGTATCCTCTTTAATGGGAGTCCTGATCAGTTATTGGCGACTGATTTGTTGACCCAAAATGGGATTCGCGAACCCCTTTATCTAACTACTTTACGTCAATTGGGTGTGGATTTAGTCAAGGAAGAACAGTTAGCAAATCTGGATAACATGTCTATCTCAAAAGGTCAGGTTCAGTTGCAGACTGAATTGGTAAAAGAGACACCAGATTTGCAGTCACTTTTTAGACTAGATGATGTGTCTTTTTCTTATGATGATAGACCGATTTTAAAATCCCTACATTTAGATATTAAAAAGGGTGAAAAAATTGCCATTGTCGGAAAAAATGGAGCAGGGAAATCAACCCTAGCCAAGTCCTTAAGTAGCTTTATCCAGACGGAAGGCCGCTATCTTTGGGAAGGACAGGATATCAAAGGAGATTCTGTTGCAGAGCGGGCGGAACGAGTAGGCTATGTGCTGCAAAATCCCAATCAAATGATTTCAACCAATATGATTTTTGATGAGGTGGCTCTAGGACTTCGTTTGCGAGGTGTAGACGAGCAGGAAATTGAAACGAGAGTCTATGAAACTTTGAAAATCTGTGGTCTCTATGAATTCCGTAATTGGCCTATTTCTGCCCTGTCATTTGGGCAGAAAAAACGTGTGACTATTGCATCGATTTTGGTTTTAGGGGCTGAAATTATCCTCTTAGATGAACCGACAGCAGGTCAAGACCAGAAGAACTATACTGAGATTATGGAATTTCTTGAAGAACTGCATCAAAAAGGGCATACCATTGTCATGATTACCCATGATATGCAATTGATGCTGGATTATTCAGATCGGGCCCTTGTCATGGTGGATGGGGAATTGATTGCTGATACTGATCCAGCTAGTCTGTTGAGCAATCCTGAGCTGTTAGTAAAAGCCAACCTAAAAGAAACTTCAATCTTTAACTTGGCCAAGAAACTAGACGTGGATCCACTTGCTTTAACGGCATTTTACAAAGAAAGGAGAGAAGGATGCAAGCTAAATTAA
- a CDS encoding energy-coupling factor transporter transmembrane protein EcfT, translating into MQAKLIGYQHRDTVIHRLSGAGKLLFFILVSLAAMISYDTRLLVLIAIFSVFLLYLSEIRFKDVSFVAVFATVFAVLNVLMVYLFSPEYGVGLYGERSVIWQGIGAYTLTSQELFYLLNLAIKYLCTIPLAIIFLMTTHPSQFASSLNQIGVPYKIAYSVSLTLRYIPDLQEEFFTIKMSQEARGMELSKKASLMQRIKGNLRIITPLIFSSLERIDTIATAMELRRFGKEKKRTWYSYQALKKGDYITLLLATLFLVTSLLLILQNQGRFYNPWK; encoded by the coding sequence ATGCAAGCTAAATTAATCGGTTACCAGCATAGAGATACTGTGATTCATCGCTTGTCAGGTGCTGGGAAACTCCTCTTTTTCATTCTCGTGTCATTGGCGGCCATGATTAGCTATGATACCAGATTGCTTGTTCTGATCGCCATCTTTTCGGTCTTTCTCCTCTATTTGTCAGAAATCCGCTTTAAAGATGTTTCCTTTGTAGCTGTTTTTGCGACGGTATTTGCCGTTTTAAACGTCTTGATGGTCTATCTCTTTTCTCCTGAGTATGGGGTTGGACTTTACGGAGAGAGAAGTGTGATTTGGCAGGGAATCGGTGCCTACACTCTGACCAGTCAAGAGCTCTTTTATCTGCTAAATTTGGCCATTAAGTACCTTTGTACTATTCCTCTGGCTATTATCTTTTTGATGACAACTCATCCTAGTCAGTTTGCTTCTAGTTTAAATCAAATTGGTGTGCCTTACAAGATTGCCTATTCTGTAAGCCTGACCTTGCGCTATATTCCAGATTTGCAGGAAGAATTCTTTACTATCAAGATGTCTCAGGAGGCGCGTGGGATGGAATTATCCAAGAAAGCTTCTCTTATGCAACGAATCAAAGGCAATCTGCGCATTATTACTCCCTTGATTTTCAGTTCGCTAGAACGCATTGATACCATCGCGACCGCCATGGAGCTTCGACGCTTTGGGAAAGAGAAGAAACGCACTTGGTATAGTTATCAGGCCTTGAAAAAAGGAGACTATATTACCTTGCTCTTGGCAACCTTGTTTTTAGTAACCAGTTTACTACTTATCTTGCAGAATCAGGGACGATTTTACAACCCTTGGAAATAG
- a CDS encoding tRNA (cytidine(34)-2'-O)-methyltransferase: protein MTNHIVLFEPQIPQNTGNIARTCAATNSPLHIIKPMGFPIDDRKMKRAGLDYWDKLEIYFYESLEDFMSQMEGKLYLISKFAEKVYSEVDLSTNEDHYFLFGREDKGLPEDFMREHPEKALRIPMNDEHVRSLNVSNTVCMIVYEALRQQNFAGLELVHTYEADKLK, encoded by the coding sequence ATGACAAATCACATTGTATTATTTGAACCTCAAATTCCACAAAATACAGGCAATATCGCGCGTACTTGCGCTGCGACCAATTCTCCCCTCCACATCATAAAGCCTATGGGATTTCCTATCGATGACCGCAAGATGAAGCGAGCTGGGTTGGATTATTGGGATAAACTAGAGATTTATTTTTACGAGAGTTTAGAGGATTTCATGTCTCAGATGGAGGGAAAACTCTATCTGATTTCAAAATTCGCGGAAAAAGTCTATTCTGAGGTGGATTTATCGACTAACGAAGACCATTATTTTCTATTTGGACGTGAAGACAAGGGCTTGCCTGAGGACTTTATGCGAGAACATCCTGAGAAGGCTCTCCGTATTCCTATGAATGATGAACATGTCCGCAGTCTCAATGTGTCTAATACCGTCTGCATGATTGTCTACGAAGCCCTCCGCCAGCAGAACTTTGCAGGTCTTGAGCTCGTTCATACCTATGAAGCAGATAAATTGAAATAA
- a CDS encoding S-adenosyl-l-methionine hydroxide adenosyltransferase family protein: MNNNLLVLQSDFGLVDGAVSAMIGVALEESPTLKIHHLTHDITPYNIFEGSYRLFQTVDYWPEGTTFVSVVDPGVGSKRKSVVAKTAKNQYIVTPDNGTLSFIKKHVGIVAIREISEVANRRQNTEHSYTFHGRDVYAYTGAKLASGHISFEEVGPELSVDQIVELPVVETIIEDHLVKGAIDILDVRFGSLWTSITREEFYKLEPEFGDRFEVTIYHADMLVYQNQVVYGKSFADVRIGQPILYINSLYRLGLAINQGSFAKAYNVGVGSSWTIEIKKIEG, from the coding sequence ATGAATAATAATTTACTGGTATTACAATCAGACTTTGGTCTGGTTGATGGTGCGGTATCGGCTATGATTGGAGTGGCTTTAGAAGAGTCTCCAACCTTAAAAATTCATCATTTGACGCACGATATCACGCCTTATAATATTTTTGAGGGGAGCTATCGTCTCTTTCAGACGGTGGATTACTGGCCTGAGGGAACGACATTTGTATCGGTGGTCGATCCAGGTGTTGGCTCGAAACGTAAGAGTGTAGTTGCCAAGACTGCAAAAAATCAATACATTGTCACACCAGATAATGGGACGCTTTCTTTTATCAAGAAACACGTTGGTATTGTAGCCATTCGTGAAATTTCTGAAGTGGCCAATAGACGCCAAAATACAGAGCATTCTTATACCTTCCACGGTCGTGATGTCTATGCCTATACTGGTGCTAAACTGGCCAGTGGTCATATTAGTTTTGAGGAAGTGGGGCCAGAGCTCAGTGTAGATCAGATTGTGGAGCTTCCAGTCGTAGAGACCATCATTGAAGATCATCTGGTGAAGGGAGCTATTGATATTCTGGATGTGCGTTTTGGTTCGCTTTGGACCTCTATCACGCGAGAAGAATTTTACAAGTTGGAACCAGAGTTTGGTGACCGTTTTGAAGTGACCATCTATCATGCAGATATGCTGGTCTATCAAAATCAGGTTGTCTATGGCAAATCATTTGCAGATGTGAGAATTGGGCAACCCATCCTCTACATCAACTCCCTCTATCGTTTAGGTCTGGCTATCAACCAAGGTTCCTTTGCCAAGGCCTATAATGTGGGTGTCGGTTCATCTTGGACCATTGAAATAAAGAAAATAGAAGGATAA
- a CDS encoding TrkH family potassium uptake protein — translation MNKSMIRYLLSKLLLIEAVLLLVPVAVAVYYHESSQVFTALFTTIGLLVLLGGSGILQKPKNQRIYAKEGILIVALCWILWSFFGGLPFVFAGQILSVIDAFFEISSGFTTTGATILNDVSVLSRSLLFWRSFTHLIGGMGVLVFALAIMDNAKNSHLEVMKAEVPGPVFGKVVSKLKNTAQILYLLYLALFSLFVIIYYLAGMPLFDSFVIAMGTAGTGGFTVYNDGIAHYGSSLITYLVSIGVLVFGVNFNLYYYLMLRRVKAFFGDEELRAYLVIVLVSTGLISLNTLYLYPGFSKSFEMAFFQVSNIITTTGFGYGDITNWPLFSQFILLFLMGIGGSAGSTAGGLKVIRGLILSKIAKNQILSILSPHRVLTLHVNKTVIDKDTQHKILKYFVIYSMILLALIFIVSLDSNDFLVVTSAVFSCFNNIGPILGTTSSFSIFSPISKILLSFAMIAGRLEIYPILLLFMKRTWSKR, via the coding sequence ATGAATAAAAGTATGATTCGTTACCTCCTTTCAAAGTTACTTTTGATTGAAGCTGTTCTCCTCTTGGTTCCTGTAGCTGTAGCTGTCTATTACCACGAATCGAGCCAAGTCTTTACAGCCCTCTTTACAACGATTGGGCTTCTCGTATTACTAGGTGGTTCAGGAATTTTACAAAAGCCAAAAAATCAACGAATTTACGCCAAGGAGGGAATCTTGATTGTTGCTCTCTGTTGGATCCTTTGGTCTTTCTTTGGTGGTCTCCCCTTTGTCTTTGCTGGACAAATTCTCAGCGTTATCGATGCCTTTTTTGAGATTAGTTCTGGCTTTACAACTACTGGGGCAACTATTCTGAACGACGTTTCGGTTCTCAGCCGTTCCCTCCTCTTCTGGCGAAGTTTTACCCACTTGATTGGAGGGATGGGGGTGCTTGTTTTTGCACTTGCTATCATGGATAACGCCAAAAATAGCCACCTAGAGGTGATGAAGGCTGAGGTTCCTGGCCCTGTTTTTGGTAAGGTTGTATCCAAACTAAAAAACACTGCCCAGATTCTCTATCTCCTTTACCTAGCTCTCTTTTCCCTCTTTGTCATCATCTATTACCTAGCCGGTATGCCCCTATTTGATAGTTTTGTCATTGCCATGGGAACAGCAGGTACAGGAGGCTTTACCGTCTATAACGACGGGATTGCCCACTATGGCAGCTCACTGATTACCTATCTGGTTAGTATCGGAGTTCTGGTTTTTGGGGTAAATTTCAACCTCTACTACTACCTCATGCTCCGTCGGGTCAAAGCCTTCTTTGGAGATGAAGAACTCAGGGCTTACTTGGTCATCGTACTGGTTTCTACAGGCTTGATCAGCCTCAATACCCTCTATCTCTACCCAGGATTTTCTAAGAGCTTTGAAATGGCCTTCTTCCAGGTTTCCAACATCATTACGACGACTGGTTTTGGTTACGGAGATATTACCAACTGGCCCCTCTTCTCCCAGTTTATCCTTCTCTTCCTCATGGGAATCGGTGGTTCTGCTGGATCAACCGCAGGTGGACTCAAGGTTATTCGAGGCCTCATCCTTTCAAAAATTGCTAAAAACCAGATTTTGTCAATCCTATCACCCCACCGTGTTTTGACCCTCCATGTTAATAAAACCGTGATTGACAAAGATACCCAGCATAAGATTCTCAAGTACTTTGTCATCTATTCTATGATTTTGCTAGCGCTTATCTTTATCGTCAGCCTAGATAGCAATGATTTCCTGGTCGTTACCAGCGCTGTCTTTAGTTGTTTCAATAATATCGGACCTATTCTAGGAACGACATCTAGTTTCTCAATCTTTAGCCCTATCTCAAAAATTCTCCTCTCCTTTGCAATGATTGCAGGGCGCTTGGAGATTTATCCAATCCTACTTCTCTTTATGAAGAGAACTTGGTCTAAGAGATAA
- the pheS gene encoding phenylalanine--tRNA ligase subunit alpha: MSTIEEQLKALREETLASLKQITAENKKEMQDLRVSVLGKKGSLTEILKGMKDVSAEMRPIIGKHVNEARDVLTAAFEETAKLLEEKKVAAQLASESIDVTLPGRPVATGHRHVLTQTSEEIEDIFIGMGYQVVDGFEVEQDYYNFERMNLPKDHPARDMQDTFYITEEILLRTHTSPVQARAMDAHDFSKGPLKMISPGRVFRRDTDDATHSHQFHQIEGLVVGKNISMADLQGTLQLIVQKMFGEERQIRLRPSYFPFTEPSVEVDVSCFKCGGEGCNVCKKTGWIEIMGAGMVHPRVLEMSGIDATVYSGFAFGLGQERVAMLRYGINDIRGFYQGDVRFSEQFK; the protein is encoded by the coding sequence ATGTCAACTATTGAAGAACAATTAAAAGCGCTTCGTGAAGAAACGCTGGCTAGCTTGAAGCAGATTACTGCTGAAAATAAAAAAGAGATGCAAGATTTGCGTGTTTCTGTCCTTGGGAAAAAGGGTTCACTTACTGAAATCCTCAAAGGGATGAAAGATGTCTCTGCTGAGATGCGTCCGATTATCGGGAAACACGTCAATGAAGCTCGTGATGTCTTGACAGCAGCCTTTGAAGAAACAGCTAAACTATTGGAAGAAAAGAAAGTCGCAGCTCAACTGGCTAGCGAGAGTATCGATGTGACACTTCCAGGTCGCCCTGTTGCGACGGGTCACCGCCACGTTTTGACACAAACCAGTGAAGAAATCGAAGATATTTTCATTGGTATGGGTTACCAAGTCGTGGATGGTTTTGAAGTGGAGCAAGACTACTATAACTTTGAACGTATGAACCTTCCGAAAGATCATCCAGCCCGCGATATGCAGGACACATTCTATATCACTGAAGAAATCTTGCTCCGTACTCATACATCTCCTGTGCAGGCGCGTGCTATGGATGCTCATGATTTCTCTAAAGGCCCTTTGAAAATGATCTCACCAGGGCGTGTCTTCCGTCGTGACACAGACGATGCGACCCACAGTCACCAATTCCACCAAATCGAAGGTTTGGTTGTTGGGAAGAACATTTCTATGGCAGACCTTCAAGGAACCCTTCAGTTGATTGTGCAAAAAATGTTTGGCGAAGAGCGTCAAATTCGTTTGCGCCCCTCTTACTTCCCATTCACAGAACCATCTGTTGAGGTGGATGTTTCGTGCTTCAAATGTGGTGGTGAAGGATGTAACGTATGTAAGAAAACTGGTTGGATTGAAATCATGGGTGCTGGTATGGTTCACCCACGTGTTCTCGAAATGAGTGGAATTGATGCAACGGTCTACTCTGGATTTGCCTT
- a CDS encoding GNAT family N-acetyltransferase: MRLVPYYKVNHCEEAFAWYQDVNLVHLVDGVKKPYSQETLEAMYSHLDQHGELFWIEVKEKGEWFPIGDVTLSQDNLPIVIGNSAYQHRGLGKKILSALIELARVKGWKELRVKEIYTYNHASRRCFKSLGFVENGATEKGMSFVLKLI, translated from the coding sequence CTGCGTCTTGTTCCTTATTATAAGGTCAATCATTGTGAAGAAGCTTTTGCTTGGTATCAGGATGTGAACTTAGTTCACCTCGTAGATGGTGTGAAGAAACCTTATAGTCAAGAAACTTTGGAAGCTATGTATTCCCATTTGGATCAGCATGGTGAACTTTTTTGGATTGAAGTCAAGGAGAAGGGAGAATGGTTTCCAATTGGGGATGTTACACTATCTCAGGATAATCTCCCCATTGTGATTGGGAATTCCGCTTACCAACATCGAGGACTTGGAAAAAAGATTCTAAGTGCTTTGATTGAATTGGCTCGAGTAAAAGGATGGAAAGAATTGAGAGTCAAGGAAATCTACACCTACAATCATGCTTCTAGGAGGTGTTTCAAGTCGCTTGGATTTGTGGAAAATGGAGCAACAGAAAAAGGAATGAGTTTTGTATTGAAATTAATCTAA
- a CDS encoding ECF-type riboflavin transporter substrate-binding protein — protein sequence MEIKFTIKQVVAVGIGAALFVVIGMINIPTPVPNTSIQLQYAVQALLSIIFGPIIGLLVGLIGHAIKDSLAGYGLWWTWIIASGLFGLAVGLFRKYVRVINGVFDWKDILIFNLIQLLANALVWGVLAPLGDVVIYQEAAEKVFAQGIVAGIANGVSVAIAGTLLLLAYAGTQTRAGSLKKD from the coding sequence ATGGAAATCAAATTTACAATTAAACAAGTTGTTGCTGTCGGAATTGGCGCTGCCCTCTTTGTCGTCATCGGGATGATCAACATTCCGACCCCTGTTCCAAATACAAGCATCCAGCTTCAGTATGCGGTACAAGCGCTACTTTCTATTATTTTTGGACCGATTATCGGTTTGCTTGTCGGGTTGATTGGTCATGCAATCAAGGACTCTCTTGCTGGTTACGGTTTGTGGTGGACTTGGATTATCGCTAGTGGGCTCTTTGGTCTAGCTGTGGGGCTATTTAGAAAGTACGTTCGCGTAATCAATGGTGTCTTTGACTGGAAAGATATTCTTATTTTTAACCTCATTCAACTACTTGCAAATGCCCTTGTTTGGGGTGTCTTAGCACCACTTGGAGATGTTGTGATTTATCAAGAAGCTGCAGAAAAAGTATTTGCCCAAGGGATTGTTGCGGGAATTGCTAATGGTGTATCTGTAGCTATTGCAGGAACTCTTCTCTTGCTTGCCTATGCAGGAACTCAAACTCGTGCAGGAAGTTTGAAAAAGGATTAA
- a CDS encoding phosphatase PAP2 family protein, giving the protein MRDKQTFLMKGSFALLLFVILGYMVKFYPETLVGFDQPIQTAVRGDLPDYLTILFRAITRLIDIPVIITWVVITAFVFYRKRWKVESFFMLGNLALAGLLIVTFKNIYQRPRPAILHLVEEKGFSFPSGHSLAVTLMVGSLIIILSQRMKNPVWRKIVQIVLGLYLVSVLVSRVYLGVHYPSDVLASLCVGLGVLFIEFPFYDKLRFQWRFKGKQK; this is encoded by the coding sequence ATGAGAGATAAACAAACATTTTTAATGAAGGGCAGTTTTGCCCTTTTACTTTTCGTTATTCTTGGCTACATGGTCAAATTTTACCCTGAAACGCTGGTCGGTTTTGACCAACCGATACAGACTGCCGTTCGAGGAGACTTGCCAGATTACTTGACTATTCTTTTTAGGGCCATCACACGCTTGATTGATATTCCAGTGATTATCACTTGGGTTGTCATTACAGCTTTTGTCTTTTATCGTAAGCGGTGGAAGGTAGAAAGTTTCTTCATGCTGGGAAATCTGGCTTTGGCAGGTCTTTTAATCGTGACCTTTAAAAATATCTACCAGCGCCCACGACCAGCTATTTTACACTTGGTTGAGGAGAAGGGATTTTCCTTTCCAAGTGGCCATTCTCTGGCTGTAACCTTGATGGTCGGTTCTCTGATTATCATTCTCAGTCAACGGATGAAAAATCCAGTCTGGAGAAAAATCGTACAAATCGTCCTTGGTCTCTACCTAGTCAGTGTGCTGGTATCAAGGGTCTATCTGGGAGTTCACTATCCATCAGATGTCCTTGCCAGTCTCTGTGTGGGCTTGGGAGTCCTGTTTATCGAGTTTCCCTTCTATGACAAGCTCCGATTCCAATGGCGATTTAAAGGCAAGCAGAAGTGA
- the trkA gene encoding Trk system potassium transporter TrkA — protein sequence MKIILVGGGKVGFALCRSLVAEKHDVLLIEQDEAVLNHIVNRFDIMGILGNGADFTILEQASVQDCDIFIALTEYDEVNMIAAVLAKKMGAKETIVRVRNPEYSNSYFKEKNILGFSLIVNPELLAARAIANIIDFPNALSVERFFGGRVSLMEFTVKSSSGLCQMPISDFRKKFGNVIVCAIERDHQIIIPSGDMTIQDKDRIFVTGNRVDMMLFHNYFKSRAVKSLLIIGAGRIAYYLLGILKDSRIDTKVIEINPEIASFFSEKFPNLYIVQGDGTAKDILLEESAQNYDAVATLTGVDEENLITSMFLDRVGVQKNITKVNRTSLLEIINAPDFSSIITPKSIAVDTIMHFIRGRVNAQYSDLQAMHHLANGQIETLQFHIKEANKMTAKPLSQLKLKKGVLIAAIIRKGKTIFPTGEDMLEVGDKLLVTTLLPNITKIYDLIAR from the coding sequence ATGAAAATTATCCTTGTCGGAGGGGGAAAAGTTGGTTTTGCCCTCTGTCGCTCCTTGGTTGCAGAAAAGCATGATGTTTTGCTGATTGAGCAAGACGAAGCTGTTCTCAATCATATTGTTAATCGCTTTGATATCATGGGTATCCTTGGTAACGGGGCCGATTTTACCATCCTTGAGCAAGCCAGTGTCCAGGATTGTGATATCTTTATCGCTCTGACTGAATACGATGAAGTGAACATGATTGCAGCCGTTCTAGCCAAAAAAATGGGAGCTAAAGAGACCATCGTTCGGGTGCGGAACCCTGAATATTCTAACTCTTATTTCAAGGAAAAGAATATTCTCGGTTTTTCTCTTATCGTTAATCCTGAACTCTTGGCTGCCCGCGCTATTGCTAATATCATTGACTTCCCCAACGCCCTATCTGTCGAACGTTTCTTTGGTGGACGGGTCAGCTTGATGGAATTCACTGTTAAATCCTCAAGTGGTCTTTGCCAAATGCCCATTTCTGATTTTCGGAAAAAATTTGGCAATGTCATTGTATGTGCGATAGAAAGAGATCATCAAATTATCATCCCAAGTGGTGACATGACCATACAGGATAAAGATAGAATCTTTGTCACTGGTAACCGTGTTGATATGATGCTCTTCCATAATTATTTCAAATCACGTGCTGTGAAGAGCCTTCTCATCATCGGGGCTGGAAGAATCGCTTATTATCTTCTAGGTATCCTCAAAGATAGTCGAATCGATACCAAGGTTATTGAAATCAATCCTGAGATCGCCAGCTTCTTTAGCGAGAAATTCCCAAATCTCTACATCGTTCAAGGAGATGGGACCGCAAAAGACATCCTACTGGAAGAAAGTGCTCAAAACTATGATGCCGTTGCGACCCTAACAGGAGTCGATGAAGAAAATCTGATTACTTCTATGTTCCTTGACAGGGTAGGTGTACAGAAAAACATCACCAAGGTCAATCGTACCAGTCTCCTCGAGATTATCAATGCGCCTGATTTTTCAAGTATCATCACACCTAAAAGCATCGCTGTAGATACGATTATGCACTTTATTCGTGGTCGGGTTAATGCCCAGTATTCAGACCTTCAAGCCATGCACCATCTAGCCAATGGCCAAATCGAAACCCTGCAATTCCATATCAAGGAAGCTAATAAAATGACTGCTAAACCACTTTCTCAACTGAAATTGAAAAAAGGGGTTCTTATTGCAGCCATCATTCGAAAGGGCAAGACTATTTTCCCTACAGGGGAGGATATGCTTGAAGTCGGAGACAAGCTCCTAGTAACGACCTTGTTGCCAAACATCACCAAGATTTATGACTTGATCGCGAGGTAA